The genomic region TTTTGGTCAGACCGGGATTGTTCATCAAGCCTGGCTACTAACTTCAAAGCCTGCATCTTGTTCGATGAGCACTTCAGTGTGGTCGCTGTGCTCCGTGGGCGCGTCTTCCTCCACTGGCTCTCCTTCATGTTCCACCCCAACAGCAGAGGAatcactcttttcttttgaaTGGTTGGCGAGCGTGCTGTCGAGCTGTGATTCACTTCtggctttatttttgttgactGAACCTTTAGGGCGCCCCCTTTTCCGGGGCGTGACATCTTCAGTTTTTGCAGTACTTGGGGGGCGGCCCCTTTTTCTCGGGGGTCCATCATTGGGGTTGTGCGGTGAGGATGGAGTGGTGGGCAAACTCTTGCGTAAGTGAGCGCCTTTCTTAGACTCAGATTTGCGAGGCCGTCCTCTGCTTCTGCGGGGGGCTGGCGGAGCCCCCTCCGGAGGATCGACACGTGGGTATTTCCTCGGTCGCCCAAGCGGCTTCCATACTTTTGGCTTTTTCAGCTCCTCGGGTGACGGCAGAGGGTACTTCCTTGGCCTTCCCCTTTTGGCTGGTTGTTGTCTTGGTCGACCGCGCCTCCCTCTTCCAGGTGCAATGTGTACTCTCCGCGGTCGGCCTACTTTACCATGCACCTTATATGCAGGGGGCTTCTTGTTTAAAGAGCCTTTGGGTCGACCTCTTCCTCTCTTAACTGACTGGGAGCCATCTGAGACCAGTTCTTGTTGatctctgcttttctgttcaATATTTTTTCTTGGCCTTCCCCTTCCTCTCCGCGGTGTGTTAGAGATGCCATTCGATGTATCCTGTGTCGACCTCCCGGTGTAATTCACTTCCATCTTCCTGAGCCGACCTCTCCCTCTTCTCGGTGAATTTAGGCTTCCCTCGGTTTCTGCTTCCCCCTCACTGctcacctctctctccagtCTGGGTTTCTTATTGAGAGAGCCCTTTGGTCGACCTCTTTTCCGAGGTTTTACAGAACtgccctcatcctcctctccgCTTGTTAAACTTTCTAACTTGCGTTTCGTGGATCCTTTTGGGCGACCCCTTCCCATTTTTGGTGTAGCAGAGCCACCATTTGGTAACTCTTCAGAAATAGCCTTCTCAGGGGGGCTTTTACTGGGAGACTTTTTTGGCCTGCCTCTTTTCTTAGGAGAATGATCTGTCATAGGATTGTTTCCATTACTGGCCTGTTTCTTGGACCCTTTTGGCCTCCCTTTACCCCTATGAGTCTGCACAGAATTATCAGCATGATCGTCCTCTGATCCCTCCTGCACTGTGGGTTTTGTGCTCGCAAGTTTCGGAcgccctcttcctctctgtggttgtgtggACCCACCATTGGAAATGCCTGAAACCAGCTCCATTAGGTTAACGTCTGTTACACAAACCTTCAGCTTCTTTGAACCTTGCGgcctcccccttcctcttttaGTTGGACTGTTGGACATGTCTACACTGGACTGTCCTGCATTCCCCACACCATCTCCTTGTTCTGTCACAGCCGTCCTTAATTCTTCCATACTTCTGCCTTCAGCTTGGAACTACTTCTCTTAGGTTTGCACCTGTAAATTGAGCATCAAAAAGCACAATTACCATTTAATTAATAGTATTATGTACATCAAATTATTTAAAAGTCATTATATAACAAATTCATAATTCTGGATTTTATTATCCACAAAATTCACAAAATATGGACAGAACAATGGTAAAGCCATGcgataaaactgtgaaaacatctAATAAGAGCCGCaacaattatttgattaatcatttagttgactaaaacaaaattaatgGACAACTACTCTGATAATCGATTAATtggtcatttaaaaatgtattgttgcttttcttttcttttggaCAAGGCATTTGGATGAATGTGTGCTCtagaatattatatattttgtatattcactgttttctgatgctCTATGGACAAAACTActtatataattaaaataaaaataattgttagttgcagtgCCAATTTTAACGAGACAATTTTTTGTAATGACCAAAAACTCCTGCAATATAATGCAgcaattgttatttttacaagaagaaaaaaaatggaacagtGCATACTTCAAACCTGTGCCTGTAATTAATATATTAAACTATAAACCTTATACCTATAACCTATAAATCTTTTCATTACCTTTGACTAATGACTTGCTAAAATGTAATTAACTTGTAAGAATAAATGtaagttacatttaaataagactcacattttatttataataaaacGTTTTAAATCTGAATATTATCTATATCTAAAGAGTACAGCTGTCAAATACTTTACTAACACAATCATAACAACTTGAAAACGTTTTCAATTTCAGAAAAACTATAATTAATAAAACCACGTTTCtagatattaaataaacaatattattttctgttgaagaaaagcagaggaagcAAATATAATCTAAACAAACAACCCAGTCTGCAGAATCATACAatatacacatgtgcacattttgaaatattatttCGGCATGAAATGCATGCAATTTATAAAATTTGCATATTCATATTATTACTGAAGGGATGGATTTTGCACGGCTGTGTCTATCTTCTGGACTACAATCTTTTAACGGCGGGAAGGTGCATGGATGGTCAAGTGCTCAGGAAGCTAGCAACAACATGTGCACACTTAATGTCGCTGCGTGCGAATACTAATATTTTTGTGTTCTTAGGCTGCATATTTACATACTGAAAAACAtgcaatttattttaaaaaatcctacAGACCTCGTGCATTGTCAGGTGTAACTGACGGACACTAAATTTGGTTAGATTTAAGGCCTTAAAAATCGCTATGACTATGGACCAGACTGTTTTCCAGGTAATAGTCAGCTTCAAAATCGACGGCGATGGAGAGAGAAGCTAGCGGCGTAAAGCAGATAAAATACTGTAATCAACAGAGTGCATCTCTCACCTTCAAGAAATCCTCTGTTCggttttactttaatttttcaTCAAATATTGAGTCATCAGAAAACCCGTAAAGTGAAAGTACGCCTTTATTGTTGCTGTGGTGGCTGTTTAAATTTGCGACCGCTTCCGGCCGTCCGTGACGTTTAGGAGGCTCCGGAGGAAACTGCAGCGGAGAGTTTCAGTTCCCCTCCCAAGCTGTGACTGTGATATATCACATCCACTGCAGCCTACATAAAGAATTTATACCATATTTACAATGTCACTTCTTTACTAATACTTCCACGCTGCTATCAACAGACACCGCCCACTCCCTCCTCCTATAATGCAACTGTtgcaattaattatttttcattgcaaatttcttttcattttgtgattattttactGCAAATACACGTCGCTCTTATAATTCATGTCGGTGTGTATAGTCATTTGCAGCTTCGATTTTCGTTGATTTTACGTTGAATTCATAATGTATGTTGTATACTGCACAGTTTAAACTGAATCTGTTATTGTATCTCTGCTGCTGGCAGACTCAGTTACCTTGtgtgggatcaataaagtttatcTTATCTGATCTAATCTATAAATATGAAAGGGACACAACACCACTCTAATATTTAGTTTAAAAGATTCTTACAAAACGTGCATACAGACCTTGTATAGTATGATGTATTGATTATTTATCGTTATTTAATTTAGATTACGATTAAATCACATAAAGTGGTTTACTTtactatatgtatatattgtatattgtatatttagtATTTATCCACCTCAACCAAACACTTTGACTGTGGGATTGTAACTCAGCACCGCCCCCTACAGATGAACCTGTTAAGTGTAAATAACGATTGGACTGGTGAAAATGGCTTTTTACTTGGTACAAACCTAAATTACAAAAATAGTCACATAAAATCAGTTTATGGATTTTCTTGTAGCGAGGAGTTTTTCTGTTGTGTAAAATAAGTAACTCTGCCAAAAGCAAATTCCATGATTTAAAGGCTATAACTTAAAGTAAACTTGAGTAAAATGTACATCATTTCTGATGTCGGTCATTGTAGTTAGAAgattagaaagaaaaaagaaaagcttctTTTGTGTTTTAGGAAGAGAATCTTTTAGTGACATGTTTTATCTAAAGATTCTGAGAAGTTCTGGCAAAACTTTGTCACTACTGCAGTGGTACCTCTGTTATCTTATAAACTCATGTGGGctgagcatgtgtatgtgcatgacaCAATAAACAACAGTATCAGATATATTTCAGTTCAAAGAAGCATTTCATTTGCATGACTATAAGAGAAGCGTATGAAAATAGATGATCGACCAGTGGTGGCTGAGTTAACAGCTTTAATCTATCTGGTTTATAAAAGCGAGACAATGTGACTTTTACAAGAAGAGATGACACATTCTTCAGTTGAGCTCTTAAGATGTTAAATTCACCCTCTCAGTACACTCAGGGGTTTTGCTGCGACCATTTTTATTACAAATTTTATATATTACTGTGTAACCGTCAACAATAATTGACAAtactgagctgctgttttacCATTATCTTGTAACTAGAGGCCACAGTGGCTGAGGCTCAGCAAGTTACATACCTGAGCTTAAGTGGGTAGTTAATTAAGTTAATATGTGGTTTTCAATTCCAAAATCTTCTCAAGAAGGAATACTCAAAGTACAAGTACCCATAAGTGTACTGAAGCACCATAACAGAGTCCATCATATATTTTAAGTTGGCCAGCCTGAGTGTGGCTCTAAGGTCGAAATTTCCATTAAGAAAATCAATCTGCAGACAAAAGACAAGCCTAATTCTTATTTAAAGAGGGTGTGACTGATTCATAAGATGAGATCATCTTTATTGATCCCATACAGGGAAAGTAAAGCATCATAGAGATTAGGAAccttaaaaactattttaaaaaagaatttgaCACTATGCTGTAGACGTGGATAGTACGAGTAGCTATTGTTGAAAATAACCAGCTCATCTGTCCCTCTTCAGATGGTTTGTCAGTACAAGTTGATTCCACATTTTCACATAGTTTTAGcttcctcctgtctttctcGTACCTCTCCACAATGGAAGAGGGGggaaggcaagaaaaaaaagagagaggcaaATTAGAGAGAGGCAGATTATGTTGCACAGGGTAGTTGGATAAGGGGGTGGAGTATGAGGTAAGGGCAGAGTGATGAGGTCAGCATCAATAAGAAGAAtgcaaaagaagagagagaaatatgcaaatggtgtttatatgtgtgtgaggaggagagagacagagagagagaggttgtcagtttaaaagagagagaggctgagagaaaatgacagacgTGGCCACGGGAAAGGAAAGGAGTGTTTGAGAAAGACAACCCCTGAGAGACTGTGTGCTGAACCCGCTGCCCTGTCtcaaccctcctcctcctcctcctccccctcttcctccctcagtccctccctccctccctgtgtgcTTTGCCATGGTTACCAGACAGGGCTCCCAATGCAGCcagttaatgtgtttttcagcagcaggcCCGAGCTGGGTACTAAtgtgtctcagtctgtctccaGCACAATCAATGTCAACTGTCCTgggatgcacaaacacatggagGGGCTGAGAGCCAGGGAACACTGAGCCACCCTGGCTGAGTGTCAGGGTGAGggtctggagaaaaaaaaaagaccatgtCACTTTCATTTATTCACCTGAGAACTGCCAGCTGTGGCGAGGTTTGTTAAGCGGTCAGAAAAATGTGACAGCGAAGAGGGCTTGACTTGTGCTCTCTGCACACATGTTGATCTTTGCTACACTGATCTGACACATTTATCGTGCATTAAGTTACTGACTCAGCGAGCAAAAACGTCTCCTACGCTGCTTACGTGCCCCAATATACCAGAGAAAACAGCTGATCgcataaaaaaaatcctgtattTATTGGATTGACATGAAAACGACAGGTTTTCAGcatttcttcagttttattgtCATAGTTTCACTTAATCAAAAAAACGTAACATCCAAGGCAAGGTTCACATCATTCATCCACAGCAACAAAACATTAATCAGCAACGATTattattcaaacattttctgtttcctgttctgGACTGTTTTTTCTGAATGCGTCACTTTCAGCTCCTGGAGATTGTGATGAAAATCTTTTTACTATTTTATGATGAGAAAATGatcagcagattaactgataatctAAATTACTGTTAGTTGTAGCCTTgagaaaatacactttttttttttaatcagcaacatattttcttaaactcCGAACACTAGCAAAAATACATCAGTTGACGACAGGTCTTCAGTAGGTTTCAGTCTGTGAAGAGATTCAAAAATCCCACGTGAATCATATATCGGGGTCACGACCCTTGGCTGCCTTCTTATGGAACCATGTAAGCATTCATTGCACAAAGTCGGCCAAAGGGCACTGCCCCCTGCAGAGAAGCACATCGTCTCTCCTTGGCTTCCCCCTGATGTCTGGAAAGTCTCGGGGATTTGTCTCCAGGTGACGTCACACAGTCAAAACCTCTAATTCTGTAGAGTTACTCTGATCTATTACACATCTCTGACATCTGTGATGATCTCATGATTTACAAAGCACGTAACGTGCTGTCTGGCGACGTGAGAAGTTTTCTCTCAGTCTAATGACAGGAAGTGTTGTGATCTCCAGACGCAGCAGCGTGCACCTTTGTTCCCAAGGACCTCACCTGTGACCTTTCATATCATCACAGGTTAAGGGTCTCAGGGACAATGAAGCACGCTGTCAGACACTGCTGCACCGAGAAGGCAGCAGCTCTTCAATCAGCCTCGGCCACTGTTAAAATCCTTAAATATTACTGAGAGCTGTGAAATTTGAACATGATAAAACATACGTCAGTGACGTATATATATGTCATGTATATTTGCTGTGAATTATTTTGTtacgcaagctcagagagattAACTTTTATTAAACCtgcatataaaaacattttaatcactgACAGGTACATGGCATCttaaattctaacaaaaatAGACCAAGAGACAGTTTGTACGTCATATTTGATGGTTACCGTTGTTTGTTATCGATGCTGATGCAGTCCGACTCGAAGCGTTCTGACACATCTGGGCTGGATCACACCCTGcgaaagaaggaaaaacacgTTAAAATACGTCGCTCAACTTAAAAATATCGATCCTCGTAGCATAATTAATCCGTTTATTTCGTTTTCAGGGCCCTTTCACCGTCTTTCCTCCTGACATAGCCAGCGCCTGTTATTCAGTGCAGGTCTGTGCAGCAAGACGTTCAAACAAAATGCCCCCTGCTGGCAGACAGATAGACAAAGCATTTGAGGACAGGCGCACATACGCAGAGGAAAATCCTCAAATTTAATGTATGAAACGGGATTTGCGTATGGGATGAGCATATGGCCTGTGCAAGCGTTAAGCTCCAGCAGAGCGGTCATACAgttcatagacacacacacatgaatgcactcGAGTCTTTGCTCGTGCACATCCATGAAACATCCACAGACAGCTGTGCCTGGAGCCGCAGACAACACTGTCGTCTTATATTTCCTACAGGCCTTGTGATCTCACAGGATTATGCAATCACTCCCCCATGACAAAGATGTTCAGCCTTGAGGGAGTAACACTGATTTACTCTTCCCcagacaaaataaatgtcacacaAGCCTGACACTGCAGATGCCACATGAAGAATGTGAGCCAGGGGTTCAAACAACTGGCACACAGCTGAAAAGCTCCGTCTGCATCACACGTTAAGTCTGAGCAGACGACAGCTTTATCGTCCACCGACGATCCAGAGCATGTCTCTTAACTTACAAAAGCTGTCTGTGGCCAGGTgcgcacacatgcagacaaacgTGCAACCCCACAAAGGCACACGGAACATGAAGCCCTTTGCTGCCTGTGTGAAAAATTagactgcctctctctctctctctgtttcctctttgtctctgtgctcTGAGATATTTTCCTCTGTCCCAGTTTTATgagctcctctgctgctctctaaAGCACCAGAGACAAAGACCGGAGGATGAAAACCAGAGGCTAAAGAGGGAGAATGAAGTGAGATATTCTcatgaaggaaaaagaaatgaaacctatgtcaaaaataataaacatgagGGTGGACACAAATGAAGGGAAGATGGCGGGTGGACGTGGTCAGTCGAATTGTCTCGATTTTGTTATCCGGCCCGCGCGAGTCGCACTGAACTCACCATTTGCCTTTGCCTGGTGTTCCTTACATgaccacacacacgcacacacgcacatttgTACTCATGTCCGTGTGCACATGCAAACATCAAGTGCATGTACATAAAACAGgtatgcgcacacacagacacatacatatataacGCAACGCACTCTTACGATGAGTTATTGATCCATTTTCCccctgagagagaaaaaaaaagcttcaatTAATCCAGTGGTAAAGAAAATAACGCTTGATAAAACCTATCCTGCCCCATCTTCTCAgtcttcctttttctctgagCGCTGTACGCAGCGGCGAACAGAAAAGCTATTCCCCTCTCGCTACCCCTCCATCTCTCGCtctcctctttttgtctctcctcttcttctatcCCTCTCTCAGGCGCTGTCCCTGGCTCTGTTTTGTGCCTGTTTCCCTCTGCCAAGTCACATCACTAATTCTCCAGGCGATTAGAGTCCGAGCAAGCAATGTCTATGAGGCAggtacaccacacacacacacacgcgcgcacaaacacacacacacacacacacacacacacacacacacacacacagacaattgCATTGATTCCATTATCTGGTGCTGTACCAACACCCCCACTTCCCCCAACCCCCAACAACCACCAACAGCGCCTCCATCTATGACCCTGTCCTTTCATAAATCTGTGTCACCTacatacatcacacacaaacacgtgcaTGCATgcccgcgcacacacacacacacacacacacacacacacacacgcgcgcgcacacacacattcgcagACACTTATGCAAGCATGCAGTATCTCCAGCTATcgctctttcttcttctcttgccTGAACACTCTCTATCACTCTGTCCCCGCCTCCCCATGCTCCGTCTCAGCCCTTCCCCTCATTTTcatccttcccctcctctccctctctccccctctccccctctctttccctctctctccctttctcccccaCTCTAACcccttccattttttttccaggcGTGACGTCCCGTCTCGCCCATCTTGCAGTCTACGTTCACACGATGCCGTGTCTCTCTACATGGGTGtctgttactgtgtttgtgtgtgtgtgtgtgtgtgtgtgtgtgcttgaacTTGCGCTGCTGTGTTCGTGCatctggaggagagagggagagtcaaCGTGTTCGGAGGGAGGCGCATGTGTGTGAGGTGCTGTGGCGCGCATGTCCTCGTGCACTGCTGTGCACACATGcatctgtgtgagagagagggagtgtgtgagtgtgtgtgtgtgtgtgtgtgggtaagGGAGGGAACAGGGcattgggggtggggtggggggtgggggatctCACAGACGGAGGCTGTGGATTTTACACAGCATGAGGATCAAAGCCACAGCAAGCCCAAAGGTGATTAACCTCCCAGCCGTTCTGACCACAACACTGCTGCTCTTCTTCCATATTTCATTAACACAACACTCTGCTATCTGCACAGTTCATCACATATTCATCCATCAACCTTTCTTACACAAATTCCCAAATATCCACCATTATATAGGAGAGCGATAAAAAAACATGGTCGGTAAATTGTGAAATTACATAGCTGAACTTTGgacctttaaaagaaaaactcccAAAATTCCTCCCAACGTGGGGGAGAATCTGAAATTTGTTGTgacaattttcatttttgtgtagTGATAAACAGAATATAATTACAATAAACTTAAGAGGAACTGACATGGAAATAGAGCtgttaacaggaaaaaaaaatatctgtcagCATCACGTATGAAATGTCAACATTAAATGTATAAAGAAATGGAGGAATCAGCCACCGTTTACAAAATAGCGAGCGGCAGGCAGGCTCTATTGTGACGGTTGTATTTCCTCTTGAGTAAGAGCATGCCGGGGAGTCGTTTCTTTGTGTGCGTACAGAAAAGAGCAGTGCTCGGCAGAGATTGCTGATATatgctcttttttcccctcctcgCTGGAGCACACTGCAACGCAATGCGGATACTGAGTGTCTGAGCCACTAGCCAGACACACTGGGGGGGGacagaaggggtggggggtgggggtaggaGTAGTGGTGGGGAGCtaaaggggggaggagaggtggggggttgtggtggtggtggtggtgtgtgtgtgtgtgtgggagggggggggcggcgcaggaaggagaggggaaggaggcAGGAGGCGGTAAGCAAGTTCATATACAGCCCCGAGTTTCAGGACAGACTGACACTAACGTCTGGGCTCACTATCATTATCTGCCATGACTACAGAGAGCGGCAGTCAACTCTGGACAGTGTTATGTCGACTGAATAAATACGCATCGAAAACAgcaacaatgaaacaaaaactagACAATGTTTTGCGATTAAATTGTTCATATTTGagttgaatttaaaataaaagaaaataagaaaagatagaaaatacCACAGTTAAAATGATGATGTCTTCAGACTGTTAA from Lates calcarifer isolate ASB-BC8 linkage group LG3, TLL_Latcal_v3, whole genome shotgun sequence harbors:
- the LOC108888876 gene encoding uncharacterized protein LOC108888876, encoding MEELRTAVTEQGDGVGNAGQSSVDMSNSPTKRGRGRPQGSKKLKVCVTDVNLMELVSGISNGGSTQPQRGRGRPKLASTKPTVQEGSEDDHADNSVQTHRGKGRPKGSKKQASNGNNPMTDHSPKKRGRPKKSPSKSPPEKAISEELPNGGSATPKMGRGRPKGSTKRKLESLTSGEEDEGSSVKPRKRGRPKGSLNKKPRLEREVSSEGEAETEGSLNSPRRGRGRLRKMEVNYTGRSTQDTSNGISNTPRRGRGRPRKNIEQKSRDQQELVSDGSQSVKRGRGRPKGSLNKKPPAYKVHGKVGRPRRVHIAPGRGRRGRPRQQPAKRGRPRKYPLPSPEELKKPKVWKPLGRPRKYPRVDPPEGAPPAPRRSRGRPRKSESKKGAHLRKSLPTTPSSPHNPNDGPPRKRGRPPSTAKTEDVTPRKRGRPKGSVNKNKARSESQLDSTLANHSKEKSDSSAVGVEHEGEPVEEDAPTEHSDHTEVLIEQDAGFEVSSQA